A single window of Solenopsis invicta isolate M01_SB chromosome 3, UNIL_Sinv_3.0, whole genome shotgun sequence DNA harbors:
- the LOC105194278 gene encoding ubiquitin carboxyl-terminal hydrolase isozyme L5, with the protein MADSAGNWCLIESDPGVFTELIKEFGVKGAQVEELWSLDEEQFNELKPIHGLIFLFKWVQDDELSGNIVQDNRLDKIFFAKQVINNACATQAILSVLLNCKHTDISLGPNLEEFKNFCQSFDANMRGLALSNSDVIREVHNSFSRQNLFEYDSKQASKDDDVFHFVSYVPIDGRLYELDGLKDGPIDLGPCPVGEQWVQAAKPIIQKRINKYNEGEIHFNLMAIVTDRKILYERQKANVCDPEELERLQTLIEEEIRKSKRYQIENIRRKHNYLPLIMELLKILAKEGKLVPLYQKAKEKALEKESKKSKV; encoded by the exons atggCGGACTCGGCAGGAAATTGGTGTCTCATTGAGAGCGACCCTGGCGTTTTTACGGAATTGATTAAAGAATTTG gtGTCAAAGGTGCACAAGTGGAAGAATTATGGAGTTTGGATGAGGAACAATTTAATGAATTGAa GCCTATTCATGgtttaatatttctattcaaATGGGTACAAGACGATGAATTATCAGGAAATATTGTACAAGACAATAGAttggacaaaatattttttgcaaaacag gTCATAAACAACGCCTGTGCAACGCAAGCAATATTGAGTGTTTTATTGAATTGTAAACATACAGATATATCTCTAGGGCCAAACTTAGAAGAATTTAAGAACTTCTGCCAAAGCTTTGATGCAAATATGCGTGGACTTGCACTTAGTAATTCTGATGTTATAAGGGAAGTGCATAATTCTTTTTCCAg ACAAAATTTATTCGAATATGATTCAAAGCAGGCATCTAAAGATGACGATGTATTTCATTTTGTGAGTTATGTTCCGATCGATGGTCGTTTATATGAATTAGATGGATTGAAAGATGGGCCGATTGATCTGGGTCCATGTCCAGTGGGAGAACAATGGGTACAAGCTGCGAAACCAATTATTCAAAAACGAATAAATAA GTATAACGAAGGCGAAATTCATTTTAATCTGATGGCTATAGTAACAGATAGAAAGATTTTATACGAAAGGCAGAAGGCCAATGTTTGCGATCCTGAGGAATTGGAACGTCTGCAAACCCTAATCGAGGAAGAGATTAGAAAGTCGAAAAGATATCAAATAGAAAACATTAGAAGAAAGCATAATTATTTACCGCTTATTATGgaacttttaaaaattcttgctAAAGAAGGCAAGCTTGTGCCTCTGTATCAAAAAGCAAAAGAGAAAGCACTTGAGAAAGAGTCAAAGAAAAGTAaggtttaa
- the LOC105194277 gene encoding probable cyclin-dependent serine/threonine-protein kinase DDB_G0292550, translating to MDINKCENKKTKSPCKDDVPHCSKSQITNETESMKKVKSAHNTPNKVDNPSYDETSCTNEKPSNSPHKIVNFNQKNLLKSPYCLRSQITNETESTKKTENAHSTPNKVDNPSCNDTSCTNEKLSNSPHKNVYFNKKNLLKSPYCLKSQITSETESMKKTENVHSTPNKVDNPSCTNEKLSNSPHKNVYFNKKNLLKSPYCLKSQITSETESMKKTENVHSTPNKVDNPSCTNEKLSNSPHKNVYFNQRNLVKSPYCLKSQLPNETESTKKIESAHSTPNKVDKPNCNDTSYTIDKPTNSPHKNVYFNQKNLLKSPYCLRSQITNETESTRKTESAHNTPDKVKNPSCNDTSCTIDKPTNSPYKNINCDQKNLLNNSYCLRSRIINETESMNKTENVHSTSNKVDNSNCNNTTCTNEKSSNSPYKNVNFNQKNLLKSPLFKSPIIKKWDKSPQSGNTSPRKRKRTISTNSDYDIFKSELYNTENCSNIENIELLHDLNSIVMFDSNDCVSMMDINMMQEDYDLLGVNKDVATDPLSISDCEKKDIDTATDSKITKRVESKSQVKTRKSKHLKRKKYKMNMDEEHILEELEKSKVLEEIPLTDIKKLQELHIKLIHEVPPQHKIELSGSHAPTKKEKMLFQKHGPIRRGFYRSVEDKIIRKNWQKFCKLHDWDTKKTELFLHWRHKNKYYIQDMRERQRFVQFLANGLPWRTLYSVYCRFKILYHKKITHTRYTSAEDDKILMYIENKHLAKRKTKYNELALLLKRTSRSIVKRYNYLIKQIQNESETEPLNNVKWTLPLIKKFIKTLLNVTLSEDINELKGAIIPIPVWRKMEEKLNIKKDVLRTFWQHQLHLQLFRTDPIYLNDIKIQLIEYIYAKGISDTREVIWSNVAKHFDGATAEFLCKIFNYLIQECDTSDMDNFTDIVEHLYHIKIPEIQNAPTDRFLPKILYKNGKICLL from the exons atgGATATAaacaaatgtgaaaataaaaagacaaaaagtcCTTGTAAAGATGATGTGCCGCACTGTTCAAAATCACAGATAACCAATGAGACAGAATctatgaaaaaagtaaaaagtgcaCATAATACACCTAACAAAGTAGATAATCCAAGTTATGACGAAACAAGTTGTACAAACGAAAAGCCGTCAAATAGCCCTCATAAGATCGTAAACTTCAATCAAAAAAACTTGTTGAAGAGTCCATACTGTTTAAGATCACAGATAACCAATGAAACTGAATCTACGAAGAAAACAGAAAATGCACATAGTACACCTAACAAAGTAGATAATCCAAGTTGTAATGATACAAGTTGTACAAACGAAAAGCTATCAAATAGCCCTCATAAGAAtgtatactttaataaaaaaaacttgttgaAGAGTCCATATTGTTTAAAATCACAGATAACCAGTGAAACTGAATCTatgaaaaaaacagaaaatgtgCATAGTACACCTAACAAAGTAGATAATCCAAGTTGTACGAACGAAAAGCTGTCAAATAGCCCTCATAAGAAtgtatactttaataaaaaaaacttgttgaAGAGTCCATATTGTTTAAAATCACAGATAACCAGTGAAACTGAATCTatgaaaaaaacagaaaatgtgCATAGTACACCTAACAAAGTAGATAATCCAAGTTGTACGAACGAAAAGCTGTCAAATAGCCCTCATAAGAATGTATACTTCAATCAAAGAAACTTGGTGAAGAGTCCATACTGTTTAAAATCACAGTTACCCAATGAAACTGAATCtacgaaaaaaatagaaagtgcaCATAGTACACCTAACAAAGTAGATAAACCAAATTGTAACGATACAAGTTATACAATTGATAAGCCAACAAATAGCCCtcataaaaatgtatacttCAATCAAAAAAACTTGTTGAAGAGTCCATACTGTTTAAGATCACAGATAACCAATGAAACTGAATCGACAAGGAAAACAGAAAGTGCACATAATACACCTGACAAAGTAAAAAATCCAAGTTGTAATGATACAAGTTGTACAATTGATAAGCCAACAAATAGCCCTTATAAGAACATAAACTGCGATCAAAAGAACTTGTTGAATAATTCATACTGTTTAAGATCAAGGATAATCAATGAAACTGAATCTATGAACAAAACAGAAAATGTACATAGCACATCTAACAAAGTAGATAATTCTAATTGTAACAATACAACTTGTACAAACGAAAAGTCATCAAATAGCCCTTATAAGAACGTAAACTTCAATCAAAAGAACTTGTTGAAGAGTCCATTGTTCAAGAGtccaataattaaaaagtgGGATAAATCCCCACAGTCTGGGAATACAAGTccacgaaaaagaaaaaggacgATCAGTACAAATAGTGATTATGATATATTTAAGTCGGAATTGTATAATACAGAAAATTGtagtaatattgaaaatattgaactATTACATGACTTAAATTCTATAGTGATGTTTGATAGTAATGATTGTGTCTCAATGATGGATATCAATATGATGCAAGAGGACTATGATCTGTTAGGAGTAAATAAAGATGTGGCAACAGATCCCCTTTCTATCAGTGATTGTGAAAAGAAAGATATTGACACAGCTACAGATTCAAAGATTACCAAAAGAGTAGAATCGAAATCTCAAGTAAAAACGCGAAAatctaaacatttaaaaagaaaaaaatacaaaatgaacaTGGATGAGGAACATATTTTAGAAGAGTTAGAAAAGTCTAAAGTATTGGAGGAAATaccattgactgatataaaa aaATTACAGGAACTACATATAAAATTGATACATGAAGTACCACCTCAACACAAGATAGAACTTTCTGGATCTCACGCACcaacaaagaaagaaaaaatgttatttcagaAACATGGCCCAATTCGAAGAGGTTTTTATAGATCTGTAGaggacaaaattattaggaaaAACTGGCAAAAGTTTTGTAAG CTCCATGACTGGGACACAAAAAAGACAGAGCTATTTCTTCATTGGAGacacaaaaacaaatattatattcaagatatgagagaaagacagagattTGTTCAATTCTTGGCAAATGGATTACCTTGGCGAACCCTCTACAGTGTTTAttgcagatttaaaatattatatcacaaaaaaatCACTCACACTCG CTATACTTCCGCAGAAgatgacaaaattttaatgtacattGAGAATAAACACCTTGCTAAAcgtaaaactaaatataatgagttagctttattattaaaacggaCAAGTCGGTCGATTGTTAAACGATATAACTATCTGataaaacaaattcaaaacGAATCAGAAACAGAAC CATTGAATAATGTTAAATGGACATTACCGCTCAtcaagaaattcataaaaacttTACTCAATGTGACATTAAGTGAAGATATAAATGAATTGAAAGGTGCCATAATTCCTATACCAGTGTGGAGGAAAATGGAAGAAAAACTGAACATAAAGAAGGATGTCTTGAGAACATTCTGGCAACATCAGTTACACCTGCAACTATTCAGGACGGATCCTATTTATTTAAACGATATTAAGATACAATTAATTGAGTA TATATATGCAAAAGGAATATCCGATACTCGCGAAGTTATATGGTCCAATGTTGCAAAACATTTTGATGGTGCAACTGCAGAAtttctttgcaaaattttcaattatctcATTCAAGAATGCGATACAAGTGACATGGATAATTTTACCg atATTGTGGAACATCTATATCATATTAAAATCCCTGAAATTCAAAATGCTCCAACTGATAGGTTTTTACCTaagattttgtataaaaatgggAAAATTTGTTTACTTTAG